In the genome of Blastopirellula retiformator, the window TCGAAAGCAAGCTGGCTTAATGAGTCGACGAACTTGGCGCTGATCGCGTTAAGCGGTCAGCGCCAAGTTTCGCCAGGAAGGGATTAGCTGGAATGCGTTGGTTTTGGGTAGACAAGTTCGTCGAGTTCGAGAGCGGCACATCGGCCAAATCGGTCAAGCTGGTGTCGCTCGCGGAGGAGCATCTCCACGACCACTTCGTCGGCATTCCGGTCATGCCCCATTCGCTGGTGATTGAAGGAATCGCTCAGACTGGCGGTTTGCTGGTCGCAGAGCACTACGAATTTCGAGAACGGGTTGTGCTCGCGAAGGTGTCGAAGGCGATTTTTCACTTCGCCCCCGTCCCCGGCGATCAATTAACCTACTCGGTTCAAGCGCACGACATTCGGGAAGATGGCGCCTATATCTCGGCGACCAGTCATTGCGGCGATAAGTTGCATGGTGAAGTCGAGATGTTCTTCGCTCATCTGGACGAGCAGGATAACAATCGCGACTTGTTCGACACGGTCGAATACCTGCAATTGCTGCGCATGCTGAAGATCTTCGAGGTCGGTAAGAAATCTGACGGAACGCCGATCGAGCCGCCGCAGTATATGCTGGATGAGGAAGCGGCTCAGCTAAGTCAAAAAGAGCCGCGCTCGGTAGGCGATCGGGCCGATAATAGCATGTAGAAGCGGACTTGCCCGATACCAACGTCGGCTTGTCGGCGCCCGATAACCGGCAAGGTTTGCTTTATTTCTCTTGTTTGGAGTTCCAGTCGTCATGAGTCGGCGAGTCGTCATCACCGGTATCGGCATGATCAATCCGATGGGGCACGACGTCGAGACCGTCTGGTCCGGCCTGAAAGAGTCGCAGTCAGGCGTCGCCCGGACCACCGTCTTCGACGCTTCCAACTTCCCGACCAAGATCTCGGCTGAGGTCAAGGAATGGAGCATCGACAAGTGCGGCGAAGACCCTTCTCGCTGGGATAGTATCGGCCGTCACACGCAATTTGCGATCGGCGCCGCCAAGCAAGCGGTTTCCAACTCCGGCGTGATGGATAGCATCGCCGATCCGACTCGCATGGGGGTCTATCTCGGCTGCGGCGAAGGAGACCAGGACTTTTTCGCATTCACCAGCATGGTGACGGCGGCGATGTCCGGCAGCGGCGATTTCGACAAGGCCGAGTTCATCCGCAAAGGGCTCGACACGCTCAATCCCCGTCGTGAGCTGGAACAAGAGCCGAGCATGCCGAGCGCCCACCTGGCGTCGCTGTTCAACGCCCAAGGGCCCAACGCCAACTGCTTGACCGCGTGTGCCGCCAGCAGCCAAGCGATCGGCGAAGCGACCGAACTAATTCGCCGCGGCTCGGTCGACGTCATGTTGTCCGGCGGCGCCCACAGCATGATTCACCCCTTTGGCGTTACTGGGTTTAACCTGCTGACGGCGCTCTCGACCAGTAACGACGAACCGACCAAAGCGTCGCGTCCGTTTGATCGTCTCCGCGACGGCTTCGTGCTGGGCGAAGGTTCATCGATGGTTGTGCTGGAAGAACTGGAGCACGCCAAGAAGCGTGGCGCCCACATCTACGGCGAAGTGCTCGGTTACGGCACCACCGCCGACGCGTTCCGCATTACCGACACGCATCCCGAAGGCCGCGGCGCTATTAGCTGCATGAAGATGGCGATGTCCGACGCCAAGGTCAACGTCGAGGACGTCGGCTACGTCAATGCGCACGGCACCAGCACCGAAGTGAACGACAAGGTCGAGTCGCTCGCCTGCCGTCAGGTGTTTGGCGACATGGCCGACAAGATTCCGGTCTCCAGCACCAAGAGCATGATGGGGCACCTGATCGCCGCCGCCGGCGTAACCGAAGCGATCGTCTGCCTGCTGGCGATTCGCGACGGCGTGCTGCCGCCGACGATCAACTACGAAAACCCGGATCCGAACTGCGATCTGGACTACGTGCCGAACGTCGCCCGCGACGCCAAGATCGACGTCGCGCTGAACAACAGCTTCGGCTTTGGCGGGCAGAACATCACGCTCTGCCTGGGGCGGTTCAAGGCTTAGTTCGCTGCTCTAAACTTCAAATCGCGCCACCGCCGCTCGCAGTTTGTCGGCGATGTGCGAGAGTTCGACGCTGGTCGAATTGGCGGCGTCGGCATGCGATGCGGTCGTTTCGGCCGCCGAGGAGACGGCGACGATCTCGCTGACGATTTGTTCGCCGGCGACGTTTGTTTCTGAGATGCCGGCGGCGACCGTTTGGAGCGACGAAGTGGCTGTGCCGACGTTGGTCACAACGTGACGCGTGGTCACGTTTTGCTGCTCCACCGCCGAGGCGATCGACTGCGACATGGCGTCGAGTTCCGAGATCACGTTGGCGACGCGGGCAATCGACTCGATGGCGGCCCCGCTCGATTTTTGAATCCCCGCGATGCGGCGGCTGATGTCTTCGGTCGCGGCGGCGGTCTGCTTGGAAAGCTCTTTTACTTCTCCGGCGACAACGGCGAAGCCTTTGCCCGATTCTCCAGCGCGAGCCGCTTCGATCGTGGCGTTCAGGGCCAACAGGTTGGTCTGTTCGGCGATATCCTGAATGGTGCTAATGAACGTGCCGATCTCGCTGGCCGCCAGACCAAGCTCGTCGATCGTGGTGCGGCTGTCGCCGGTCAACTGGCTGGCGGTGCGCGCCGAGCCCGACGTCTGTTCCGCATTTCTGGCGATCTCGGTGATGCAGGAGGACATCTCGTTCATGTTGATCGAAATGACCGAGAAACTGCTGGCGATTTCCTCGGTCAGGCGATTCATCGACTCGATCTGGGCCGAGATCTCTTCGGTCGCCGCCGTTGCGCTGGACGAACGATTCCGGGTGTCGTTGGCTTGGTCGGTCAAAAAACCGGCCGTCGCCGCCATGTTGCCGGATGCGCCGGTCAACTGTTCCGCCTCTTGGGCGAGTCCGGCGACAATCTCACGCAGGTTGGTTGATAGCTGATTGAACGCGGCGGCCAACTGGCCGATTTCGTCGTCGCGCTCAATGTCGAGCGTTCGCTTCAAGCTGCCTTGCGCCATCTGGGTGGCCAAGGTGGTCATCTGCGACAGCGGCTTGGTGATCGAGCGGGTTAGCAGCCAGGCGATCGCAAGGCCCAGTAGGATGGCGATTCCGCCGGCGATCGTTGCACAGCGCATTGCGAAGGCGGCCTGCGCAGCGGTTTGCGTTGCAGTATGAGTGGCTGAGGTTTCGGCGTTGAGGGCGATCTGGTCAACCAGCGGTTCGATCTTGTGAACCGCGGCGCGAAGCTGCCGCTCGAGGTCGGCCAGGCGCTCGTCCTCGGCAACCAAGGCGTCGAAGGTGTTCAAGTAGTGTTCGACCGATGCGCGAATATCGGTGACCGATTGGGGATCAACTTCCGATGCGTCAAAGGCGCTGAGAAATTCCTGGGCCGCTTCGTGCGTCTTGGCCGCATATTTTTCGTCCAGCCGCAGCAGGTAGTCTTTTTCCCGACGACGAATCATCAGCAACTTGGCCGAACCGCCAGAGACGTACCGTTTTCGCAGGTCTTGTTCCATTCGCTGGGTGACGACGCCCAGGGCGTCCGCTTCTCCTTGGCCGGCGATTCGCCGCTCGAGTGCGGCGACCACTTCGATCAGCAGCGCCATTTGCGACTTCTTCAAATCGGCCGAATAGCGATCGCTGTGCAGCGATTGCTTCACTTCTTCGATCGCTTTGATCAGCGACTTGTTGCTGCCGGCGTCGCCGTCGCGCCCCTCGGCGGCGAAGCGATGCAGGGCGGCGACTTGTAGGTATAACTCGTCCACCTCGTAGTTCTGGGCGAGTTCTTCCAGTTCGTGAACGACATCGCGGAAGTCTCCTTGCAGTCCCGAGTTGTGATCGAGCCCGCGGCGGGTCCAGCTTTCGGTAAGCGATTGGAAGGCGGATTGGTATTCTGCGGCGGCGATGGTGATCGCCTGGGCGTCAGCGGCAGCCGTTTGATCGCCAATCGCATTCGCCAGTTGATCGAGCGCCTTCGCATCGTCCAGCAACTTCTGGCAACTGGCGGCATGTTTCTCGAGATACTTGCGATCGCGCCGCAGGAGAAAGTCTTTCTCGTTGCGGCGGCATTCGAGCATAGCGACGTTCGTCTTCTCGGCGAGCGATTGCAAGGCGATTTGGCCGGTCAACAGCGCGTCGTAGTTGGCGACGGTGCGACGATTCGACGCGTGATAGATCGCCATGCCCACGCCCATGGCCAACAAAACGAAGGCGAAGGCTCCTCCTAGTTGATAGCCGATACGGACGCGACCGAGGGGATTCCAGAGAAAGCGAACACGTCGATTCTGAGGGAGATTTGTCACCGTCAATTGCCCCGATGCGATTGGTGAAGCGACGCGGTCTGCCTGGATGGTTCGCAAACCTGTCTTTGGGAGGAAATTTATTCGCCCTAATAAAATAGGACGTTCTAGCCGGGTGTGGCGAAAATGCATCGTACGGTTCTCCGTATTTGGGCATGCGTGCGACTTCTCTAATCGCTAGAAGCCGGAATTTCGGTCCATCCGTCCGTTTCGATTGCGCAAACTAGGCGAGAAATTGGCGGAGATGGACTATAATTACGAAGCTTTTTCTTGATGCCCGCCATCTTGCCTGCCCCCACATTCTCTTACGATCTCGCTCATGAAACGCATTTCGCTTCGCCTGATGTCGATCGGCCTGTTCTTGGTCGGATTTTTCGCCTCCTCTGTTTTCGCCGCCCCCAAGCCAATCAAGGCGTTGTTGGTGACCGGGGGTTGTTGTCATGACTACGACAGCCAGAAAAATCTGATCAAGAAGGGGCTCGAAGAGCGCGCGAATATCGAGGTGACGGTCGTCCACCAAGGGGGCTCGACCACCGATACGAAGATTCCGCTCTACCAGGGTCCAGACTGGGCCAAGGGCTATGACGTCATTTTGCATGACGAATGTTTCGCCGGCGTGAAGGATCCGGCCTGGACCGCCCGGGTGCTGAAGCCGCACCAGGAAGGCGTTCCCGGCGTAGTCATTCACTGTGCGATGCACTGCTATCGAGATGGAACCGACCAGTGGTTCAAGTTCTGCGGCGTTACCTCGCATCGACATGGCGCTCAATATGCCCATGAAGTGCTGAACGTCGATGGCGAGCACCCGATCATGGAAGACTTTGGCGCCGCGTGGGCGAACCCGAAAGGCGAGCTCTACCATATTGAAAAGCTCTGGCCGTCCGCGCACGCGTTAGGTGTCGCCAAGAACCAGGCGAGCGGCAAGCCCGAAACCTGCGTTTGGGTCAATCAATACGGCGATACCCGCGTTTTCGGTACGACCCTTGGTCACCACAACGAGACGGTCAGCGCCGACAAGTTCCTCGACATGCTGACTCGCGGAACGCTCTGGGCCTGCGACAAACTAAGCCCCGAATATTTAAAGGATGAAGGGCCGAAGCTGGTTCAAGTCAGCATGGCCAAAGGGAAGCCGGCGACCGCTTCAAGCGAAGAGTCGGGCAAAGGCAACTTCAAAAAGCTGGCGGTCGATGGCGATCCTTCGACGCGTTGGTGTGCCGGCAATGGCAGCGCTCCGCAGTGGCTGACTGTTGACCTGGAAAAGCCGCAATCGATTGACGGCTGCCAGATTCAATGGGAGTCAGACCAAACGATCTATCGCTACAAGGTCGACGTCTCTGCCGATCAGAAAACTTGGAAGACGGTCGTCGATCAATCGACCAATGAAAAGAGTCGCAATCACGAGTATGAATTCGCGGCCGACGACGTCCGCTACGTTCGCGTGACCTATCTCGGCAGCAATACCGGCGGATGGGGAAGCATCCGCGAACTGGCGGTTTACGGCAACCAGTGGATGACCGTCGATCCTGAGGCTGCCGCCAAGCAAGCCGATGAGAAACTGCTGTCGAAGGTGAAAGTTCCGGAGGAGTTTGACGTGACGCTGTTTGCGTCGCCGCCGGCGGTCACCTATCCGGTGTATGTCGCCGCTGCACCCGACGGCGTCGTCTATGTTTCGGTCGACAAGAACGGCTCGCTCGATCGTAAGCCGACGCGTGGCGCCATCTACCGCTTGCGCGACATTGATGGCGACGGTCGGGCTGACGAATCGAAGCTGTTCGTTTCGGATGTCGACTCCCCCCGCGGCCTGGTGTGGGATCGCGATCGCTTATACGTGATGCACCCACCCCATCTGAGCGCCTTCATCGATCATGACGGCGACGGCGTTTCCGATGAACAGAAAATTCTGGTCAAGAACATTGCGTTCGATTTCAAGGGACGCCCGGCCGACCATACGTCCAACGGCGTCACGCTGGGGATCGACGGTTGGCTCTACTTGGCGATTGGCGACTTTGGCTTTATGGAAGCGGAAGGCGCCGACGGAACCAAACTGCAGTTCCGCTACGGCGGCGTGTTGCGGGTTCGCCCCGATGGCAGCGGTCTGCAGGTTTACTCGCGCGGTACGCGAAACATTCTTGAGGTTGCGCTCGATCCGCGTTTGAGCGGTTTTACCCGGGACAATACGAATGATGGCGGCGGCTGGGATATCCGGCTGCATCACTTCAGCGGCATCGAAAACCATGGCTATCCGCGGCTCTACATGAACTTCGGCGACGAGATCATCCAGCCGTTGGCCGATTACGGCGGCGGCTCGGGCTGCGGGGCTTGCTACATCAGCGAGCCGGGGTTCCCAGGCGACTATGGCGATGCGATATACACCGCCGACTGGGGCCGCAGCATGATCTATCGTCATCTGCCGACCCCCAATGGCGCCACCTTCGCCGCTGACCAAGAGGAGTTTATCAAGCTTCCCCGCGTGACCGATCTGGACGTTGACGCCCAGGGGAACATCTACGCGACTAGCTGGGAAGGCGCCACGTTTACCTACAACGGCGAGCATGTCGGCTCGATGATCCGCGTGACGCCGAAGGGATACCAGGCGAAACCGGTTCCTGACTTTGCGAAAGCGACGTCGGCGGAATTGATTGACCTGATCGCCGATTCGGCCAGTCATCGAATTCGTCTGGCGGCGCAGCGCGAACTGCTGGCCCGCGAGGTGGATGACGCGTCGGTGTCGGCGTTGACGCAATTGATGGAGAACAGGTCGGCGCCGCTCGATAATCGAATCGCCGCGATCTACACGCTAAAGCAATGGCTCGGCGTGAAGAGTCACCAGGCTCTGGCTGCGGCAGCCGCCGATGAAAGCATTCAGGCCTTCGCGATTCGCGCGCTGGCCGATCGCTGGGATCAGGAAGAGCAGGTTCCGGCTGAACTGCTATTGTCTGGCTTGAAGTCGAGCGACGCTCGCACGCAACTGGAATCAGTCGTCGCGCTCACCCGACTGGGAGACGTCGCCAACGCTGCCGCCATCGCCGAACTGCTCGACAGCAGTGATCCGGTGATCGCCCACACCGCGGTGCAGTCGTTGGTGGTGTTGGAAGCGGCCGATGCGGCTTTGGCCGTGATCGACGATCCGAAGGCGTCGCCGGCGAAGCGGACTGGCGCCATTCAAGTTGTGCAGTCGCTGCACGATGCGGGGGTCGTCACCGCCCTCATCGAACGTTTGAAGAAAGATCACGACGCCGCGCGGCGTCGTGATCTGCTGATCGCGTTGGCGCGACTCTACAACCACGAAGGAAAGTGGACCGGCCAAAGCTGGGGAACGCGTCCCGATACGCGCGGACCTTACTACCAGCCGGAGCCATGGGCCGAGTCGCCGCGGATCGCGAAGGCCCTGAAGAGCGAATTGGAATCGCTCTCGCCGACCGAAGCGGAGTTCCTGCTCACGCAGTTGGCTCGCCACCGCGTCGATCTGGACGGCAGCTTGCAACTGGTGCTGGCTCGCGCCGCCAACGACGCCAAGTTCGTTCCGGCCGCGGTCACCAAAGTCGCCGCGGGCGATTCGTTGCCCAGTGAAGCGGTTGAGTTGCTGAAGAAGGTGGTTGCTGACGACCAATCTGATCCGGCCGTCAAATCGGACGCCATCGTCGCACTGCTGCGCTCGCAAGACAAAGACGTTCTGGCGGCCGCCTACGGCGGGCTCGATTCGTTGAAGCAAAATGGCAAAGCGAAGGCGCAGTATCTGGCGGCGTTCGACGCGTTCAAAGATACCAAGCGGCTCAGCGGCGCGGTGCATCAGCAAAACGAGATGGCGGAACATGGAGAGGGCGCTGCGGCCGTGTGGTCGGACGCCGGTCTGGTTCTGCTTTCATCCCAGAAGAAACTGTCGCCCGAGGTTTCGGCCGTCGTGTCGAAAGCGATCGAGTCTGGCTGGAATGATCGACCCGCTTTGCGGCTGGACGCGGTTTACCTGGCCAACGACCGTCAGGCGGAAGAAAAGATCGTCGACCTGATCGCCTCGAGCGATCCCCAGGTCAGCGCTGCCGCCCAGCGGATCGCCGACGCCTGGCAGATCAAAACCGGCGCGCCAAGCGGGCCGAAGCTGAAGACAATGAAGCCGGAAGAGGTGATCGCTAAAGTGATGAAGATGAAGGGAGACGTGAAGCGAGGCGAACAGCTCTTCGCCAAGCTGACGTGCAATCGCTGTCACACGGTCGATCCGAACGAAAAGCCGATCGGCCCCTACTTGCCGCAGGTCGCCAAGACCTACAAGCGAGATCAAATGGCCGAATCGATTCTGTTGCCCAGCAAGACGTTCGCCCAAGGGTTCGTCACCAACATCTTTTTGTTGGATGACGGCCGCGTGATGACCGCCTTCGTCACCAGTGAAGCGGCCGACGAAATCGTGATCCGCGATGAGCAGGGGAACGAGCACAAGCTGGATCCCGATTCGATCGACGCGCGGAAGAAGAGCGAGGTCTCGGTGATGCCGATCGGACTGGCCAACGAGATCACGCTCGAGGAATTCGCGTCGCTGGTCGACTACCTGGAGTCGTTGGCCGCGAAGGCGCCTGACGCCAAATAGCGTCGGCGACTTTTCGTAGCCCGCTTTGCCGTTTAAGCTGGCGGTTTTCGCATTCCTTTGCTCGCGAGACCGCCTGATGTCTGACGAAACGCCCTCGCTCGATACGTTGATCGATCGCTTAACGACCGACGAGCAAACCTCGGTCGCCGCTATCAAGGCGATGATCGCCCAGTTCGTCGCCGAGCGGGACTGGCGGCAGTTCCACGCGCCCAAGAACATCAGCATGGCGCTGGCGGTTGAAGCGGCCGAACTGATGGAGCATTTCCAGTGGCTTACCGTTCAGGCCTCGCGCGAGGTGACCGCCGATTCCGATAAGATGACCGCCATTGGGGAAG includes:
- a CDS encoding hotdog family protein gives rise to the protein MRWFWVDKFVEFESGTSAKSVKLVSLAEEHLHDHFVGIPVMPHSLVIEGIAQTGGLLVAEHYEFRERVVLAKVSKAIFHFAPVPGDQLTYSVQAHDIREDGAYISATSHCGDKLHGEVEMFFAHLDEQDNNRDLFDTVEYLQLLRMLKIFEVGKKSDGTPIEPPQYMLDEEAAQLSQKEPRSVGDRADNSM
- a CDS encoding beta-ketoacyl-[acyl-carrier-protein] synthase family protein, encoding MSRRVVITGIGMINPMGHDVETVWSGLKESQSGVARTTVFDASNFPTKISAEVKEWSIDKCGEDPSRWDSIGRHTQFAIGAAKQAVSNSGVMDSIADPTRMGVYLGCGEGDQDFFAFTSMVTAAMSGSGDFDKAEFIRKGLDTLNPRRELEQEPSMPSAHLASLFNAQGPNANCLTACAASSQAIGEATELIRRGSVDVMLSGGAHSMIHPFGVTGFNLLTALSTSNDEPTKASRPFDRLRDGFVLGEGSSMVVLEELEHAKKRGAHIYGEVLGYGTTADAFRITDTHPEGRGAISCMKMAMSDAKVNVEDVGYVNAHGTSTEVNDKVESLACRQVFGDMADKIPVSSTKSMMGHLIAAAGVTEAIVCLLAIRDGVLPPTINYENPDPNCDLDYVPNVARDAKIDVALNNSFGFGGQNITLCLGRFKA
- a CDS encoding methyl-accepting chemotaxis protein: MTNLPQNRRVRFLWNPLGRVRIGYQLGGAFAFVLLAMGVGMAIYHASNRRTVANYDALLTGQIALQSLAEKTNVAMLECRRNEKDFLLRRDRKYLEKHAASCQKLLDDAKALDQLANAIGDQTAAADAQAITIAAAEYQSAFQSLTESWTRRGLDHNSGLQGDFRDVVHELEELAQNYEVDELYLQVAALHRFAAEGRDGDAGSNKSLIKAIEEVKQSLHSDRYSADLKKSQMALLIEVVAALERRIAGQGEADALGVVTQRMEQDLRKRYVSGGSAKLLMIRRREKDYLLRLDEKYAAKTHEAAQEFLSAFDASEVDPQSVTDIRASVEHYLNTFDALVAEDERLADLERQLRAAVHKIEPLVDQIALNAETSATHTATQTAAQAAFAMRCATIAGGIAILLGLAIAWLLTRSITKPLSQMTTLATQMAQGSLKRTLDIERDDEIGQLAAAFNQLSTNLREIVAGLAQEAEQLTGASGNMAATAGFLTDQANDTRNRSSSATAATEEISAQIESMNRLTEEIASSFSVISINMNEMSSCITEIARNAEQTSGSARTASQLTGDSRTTIDELGLAASEIGTFISTIQDIAEQTNLLALNATIEAARAGESGKGFAVVAGEVKELSKQTAAATEDISRRIAGIQKSSGAAIESIARVANVISELDAMSQSIASAVEQQNVTTRHVVTNVGTATSSLQTVAAGISETNVAGEQIVSEIVAVSSAAETTASHADAANSTSVELSHIADKLRAAVARFEV
- a CDS encoding DUF7133 domain-containing protein translates to MKRISLRLMSIGLFLVGFFASSVFAAPKPIKALLVTGGCCHDYDSQKNLIKKGLEERANIEVTVVHQGGSTTDTKIPLYQGPDWAKGYDVILHDECFAGVKDPAWTARVLKPHQEGVPGVVIHCAMHCYRDGTDQWFKFCGVTSHRHGAQYAHEVLNVDGEHPIMEDFGAAWANPKGELYHIEKLWPSAHALGVAKNQASGKPETCVWVNQYGDTRVFGTTLGHHNETVSADKFLDMLTRGTLWACDKLSPEYLKDEGPKLVQVSMAKGKPATASSEESGKGNFKKLAVDGDPSTRWCAGNGSAPQWLTVDLEKPQSIDGCQIQWESDQTIYRYKVDVSADQKTWKTVVDQSTNEKSRNHEYEFAADDVRYVRVTYLGSNTGGWGSIRELAVYGNQWMTVDPEAAAKQADEKLLSKVKVPEEFDVTLFASPPAVTYPVYVAAAPDGVVYVSVDKNGSLDRKPTRGAIYRLRDIDGDGRADESKLFVSDVDSPRGLVWDRDRLYVMHPPHLSAFIDHDGDGVSDEQKILVKNIAFDFKGRPADHTSNGVTLGIDGWLYLAIGDFGFMEAEGADGTKLQFRYGGVLRVRPDGSGLQVYSRGTRNILEVALDPRLSGFTRDNTNDGGGWDIRLHHFSGIENHGYPRLYMNFGDEIIQPLADYGGGSGCGACYISEPGFPGDYGDAIYTADWGRSMIYRHLPTPNGATFAADQEEFIKLPRVTDLDVDAQGNIYATSWEGATFTYNGEHVGSMIRVTPKGYQAKPVPDFAKATSAELIDLIADSASHRIRLAAQRELLAREVDDASVSALTQLMENRSAPLDNRIAAIYTLKQWLGVKSHQALAAAAADESIQAFAIRALADRWDQEEQVPAELLLSGLKSSDARTQLESVVALTRLGDVANAAAIAELLDSSDPVIAHTAVQSLVVLEAADAALAVIDDPKASPAKRTGAIQVVQSLHDAGVVTALIERLKKDHDAARRRDLLIALARLYNHEGKWTGQSWGTRPDTRGPYYQPEPWAESPRIAKALKSELESLSPTEAEFLLTQLARHRVDLDGSLQLVLARAANDAKFVPAAVTKVAAGDSLPSEAVELLKKVVADDQSDPAVKSDAIVALLRSQDKDVLAAAYGGLDSLKQNGKAKAQYLAAFDAFKDTKRLSGAVHQQNEMAEHGEGAAAVWSDAGLVLLSSQKKLSPEVSAVVSKAIESGWNDRPALRLDAVYLANDRQAEEKIVDLIASSDPQVSAAAQRIADAWQIKTGAPSGPKLKTMKPEEVIAKVMKMKGDVKRGEQLFAKLTCNRCHTVDPNEKPIGPYLPQVAKTYKRDQMAESILLPSKTFAQGFVTNIFLLDDGRVMTAFVTSEAADEIVIRDEQGNEHKLDPDSIDARKKSEVSVMPIGLANEITLEEFASLVDYLESLAAKAPDAK
- a CDS encoding nucleotide pyrophosphohydrolase, whose protein sequence is MSDETPSLDTLIDRLTTDEQTSVAAIKAMIAQFVAERDWRQFHAPKNISMALAVEAAELMEHFQWLTVQASREVTADSDKMTAIGEELADILCYGLALANELNIDVAAAMNDKMRKNIRKYPKDEYQGRYGKDDPGQMK